One part of the Entelurus aequoreus isolate RoL-2023_Sb linkage group LG05, RoL_Eaeq_v1.1, whole genome shotgun sequence genome encodes these proteins:
- the tmprss15 gene encoding enteropeptidase: MCRARQAEWGRKQAETRRPPPHHEALRLLYLTPTCGPMGRAAVKPRGPAVDGVEPGVLGGKMRIISGATFSEELKNSSSEQFKSLAFDVQHLVREAFGRSQLNEHFTSCEVLLFTQGSVLVNFDLWFTQPVDSEEAEQQMRAGLQDSRGLVVDRDSVQISGEVTGRRQCHSRSKVKNQIDVFHRETRGEHSGSNYTFWCPPYQTSCADRHMCIDADRLCDGIQDCADASDEDANRCATACDGQFILHGPTGWFASKTENTSGFCRWIISVQTGFSVQINFHKFESEENVAFLRLYEGVGAEKQLEAELSGYAPPGKVWLLTDRSTVEYSWDDITGTNGFNATFSAFNVSRLTDEEKLTCTFEQGTCLWRQRHDDDGNWLRTSGSTFPPLSGPSVDHTLGNLSGFYFVTPLSPGQWPKSFSIHSLPLAPRPQHMCLRFWYHMFGEDVHRLQVLLLQTSPSHPHTDVTLVFHRDGNYGDNWNYGQVLLNLTKDTQVVFEALKKGGIRNDIALDDITLTSEPCGPAPPEPTLVPTPTAMPTVPADCGGPFELWEPDSIFSSPNYPQNYGNKARCAWTLHTSHGRNIQLHFLDFDVEANFDMVEVRDGAGPNSTSLVVLTGSKVPARDIFSTTSQVTVWFFTDSSLNGRGFKANFTSGLNLGSPDPCPADQFQCETGGCIQVNRQCDGVLDCQDASDEAKCVVLQRNASSRLQFQIGSSLFTVCADTWSPYLSDFTCQYLGHRSGWSSPLLAMPGDSPFTSVKVTSDGGLESNVSENCVGDRVISLHCNNQPCGTRFVSNDSVDQSAAREIEDRVVGGTDAVKGAWPWMVSLYWKGQHVCGATWLGHNWLLSAAHCVYGKERPLHLWSAKFGLHAQSDARGVDTREIDRIITNRQYNRLTKDGDIAMMHLKMPVNMTELIQPVCLPEQGQEFTAGRKCFIAGWGRDADGSLPNILQEALVPLVEQDRCQQHLPEYTITSNMLCAGYQEGGVDSCQGDSGGPLMCLEDGYWTLIGVTSFGIGCGQPERPGVYARVSSFVPWIAETQRSSSLWRP; the protein is encoded by the exons ATGGCGTCGAGCCAGGGGTGCTCGGCGGGAAGATGAGGATCATAAGCGGTGCCACGTTCAGCGAGGAACTGAAGAATTCCAGCAGTGAGCAGTTTAAGTCTCTGGCTTTTGATGTCCAACACCTG gtgagggaggcgttcgggcgcAGTCAACTCAACGAGCACTTTACGTCTTGTGAGGTCCTGCTCTTCAC CCAGGGCAGCGTTCTGGTGAACTTTGACCTTTGGTTCACTCAGCCAGTCGACAGTGAGGAGGCGGAGCAGCAGATGAGGGCGGGCCTTCAAGACAGCAGGGGCTTGGTGGTGGACAGAGATAGCGTCCAGATTAGCGGTGAGGTTACAGGTCGCAGGCAATGTCACAGTAGGTCGAAGGTCAAGAACCAAATAGATGTGTTCCACAGAGAAACACGTGGCGAGCACAGCGGCTCCAACTACACCT TTTGGTGTCCTCCTTATCAGACTTCCTGCGCCGACCGACACATGTGCATCGACGCCGATCGTTTGTGTGACGGCATCCAGGACTGTGCTGATGCCTCAGACGAAGACGCCAACCGCTGTG CAACAGCGTGTGACGGACAGTTCATTTTGCATGGACCAACGGGATGGTTCGCTTCCAAGACCGAGAACACCAGCGGCTTCTGTCGTTGGATCATCAG CGTCCAAACTGGATTTTCGGTCCAAATCAACTTCCACAAGTTTGAGAGCGAAGAAAATGTAGCTTTTCTGAGATTGTATGAAGGAGTTGGTGCTGAAAAGCAGCTTGAAG CTGAGCTGTCGGGCTACGCTCCTCCCGGGAAGGTGTGGCTGCTGACCGACCGATCCACTGTAGAGTATTCCTGGGACGACATTACCGGCACGAATGGATTCAACGCCACTTTCAGTGCCTTCAATGTGTCGCGGCTCACCG ACGAGGAGAAGCTGACATGCACGTTTGAGCAAGGCACGTGCTTGTGGAGACAGCGGCATGATGACGATGGCAACTGGCTTCGAACCAGCGGCTCCACCTTCCCTCCGCTCAGTGGCCCGAGTGTCGACCACACACTAGGAAACCTTTCAG GTTTCTACTTTGTCACGCCTTTGAGTCCTGGCCAATGGCCGAAGAGCTTCAGTATCCACAGCCTGCCTTTGGCCCCACGCCCTCAGCACATGTGCCTGCGCTTCTG GTATCACATGTTTGGAGAGGATGTGCATCGTCTTCAAGTCCTGCTGCTTCAAACTTCTCCTTCGCATCCACACACCGACGTCACCCTAGTCTTCCACAGAGACGGTAACTATGGCGACAACTGGAATTACGGCCAGGTGCTCCTCAACCTGACAAAAGACACTCAG GTTGTGTTTGAAGCTTTGAAGAAAGGAGGCATAAGGAATGACATCGCTTTGGATGACATTACACTGACGTCCGAGCCGTGTGGCCCCGCCCCTCCCGAACCTACCCTTGTGCCAACTCCGACCGCCATGCCCACTGTACCAG CTGACTGCGGGGGCCCTTTTGAACTGTGGGAGCCAGACTCCATCTTCAGCTCTCCAAATTACCCACAAAACTACGGAAACAAAGCCCGCT GTGCGTGGACGCTGCACACCTCCCATGGTCGAAACATCCAACTTCACTTTTTGGACTTTGACGTGGAAGCTAACTTTGACATGGTGGAGGTGAGGGACGGGGCGGGGCCAAACTCTACCTCACTGG TTGTTCTTACTGGCAGCAAAGTCCCCGCCCGGGACATCTTCTCCACAACCAGTCAGGTGACAGTTTGGTTTTTCACGGACAGCTCGCTTAACGGTCGAGGGTTTAAAGCCAACTTCACGTCAGGACTCAACTTGGGTTCACCAG ATCCGTGCCCTGCAGACCAGTTCCAGTGTGAGACAGGCGGCTGTATCCAGGTTAACCGTCAGTGTGATGGAGTGCTCGACTGTCAGGATGCTTCAGATGAAGCTAAGTGTG TTGTGTTACAGAGGAACGCTTCAAGTCGTCTCCAGTTTCAGATCGGCTCTTCTCTGTTCACTGTCTGTGCGGACACCTGGAGCCCTTACCTGTCTGACTTCACCTGTCAGTACCTGGGACACAG GTCGGGATGGAGCTCTCCGCTGCTTGCCATGCCAGGAGATTCACCTTTCACGAGTGTCAAAGTCACCAGTGATGGAGGTCTGGAATCTAACGTGAG CGAAAATTGTGTTGGTGACCGCGTGATTTCTCTCCACTGTAACAACCAGC CATGTGGCACTCGTTTTGTCAGCAATGACAGCGTGGACCAATCAGCAGCCAGGGAAA TTGAGGACAGAGTGGTTGGCGGGACTGACGCAGTGAAGGGGGCATGGCCGTGGATGGTATCACTGTATTGGAAGGGTCAACATGTGTGCGGTGCCACATGGCTTGGTCATAATTGGCTGCTGAGTGCCGCCCACTGTGTGTACGG GAAAGAACGACCCCTCCACTTGTGGTCAGCAAAGTTTGGACTTCATGCTCAGAGTGACGCAAGAGGTGTTGACACGCGCGAAATCGATCGCATCATCACCAACCGACAATACAACCGACTGACCAAAGATGGCGACATTGCCATGATGCACCTAAAGATGCCTGTCAACATGACTG AGTTGATACAACCAGTGTGTTTACCTGAACAAGGTCAAGAGTTCACAGCAGGAAGGAAATGTTTCATTGCTGGATGGGGACGAGACGCTGACG GTTCTCTTCCTAATATTCTCCAGGAGGCCTTGGTACCACTGGTGGAACAGGATCGGTGTCAGCAGCACTTGCCTGAGTACACCATCACCTCCAACATGCTGTGTGCAGGATATCAAGAGGGCGGAGTCGACTCTTGTCAG GGTGACTCTGGTGGTCCACTCATGTGTCTGGAGGACGGATACTGGACTCTCATTG GTGTCACGTCCTTCGGGATTGGTTGTGGTCAACCTGAACGGCCTGGCGTGTACGCCCGTGTCTCGTCCTTCGTGCCTTGGATTGCAGAGACTCAACGCTCCTCCTCGCTGTGGAGGCCATGA